A window from Ignavibacteriota bacterium encodes these proteins:
- a CDS encoding sigma-54-dependent Fis family transcriptional regulator — translation MEKTIFIVDDEPAILKLITHWVKNEWEYNVRTFTNGSELLENIYENPELILLDIMLPDLSGTELLKRIKRMNKHLPVIMLSAQGNIDVALECIREGAFDYFPKPVDKNRLKPAIQNAIKNFDLQRRVDELNTNLQHEYSFDNIVSADKKMQEVFKMVTKVLNNDITVLINGESGTGKELIARAIHYNGIRKNEPFVVVNSASIPRELLESELFGHERGAFTGAHQRKIGKFELANGGTIFLDEIGDMEMSLQAKILRVIQQKEFERVGGNETIKTDVRIISATNVNLKEAVANRDFREDLYYRLSSFPIHIPSLRERRGDIVILINHFLAEFNKKMSRQINLVTKPALKLLYDYDWPGNVRELENTIERCMILSETNNIDLEVLPPQILAADSDGYSDSTGPLFTEDAPIIPFERLKAEAIKHALRITNGNIVDASKKLNVGRATLYRLMEKYDIKSRRN, via the coding sequence TTGGAAAAAACAATATTTATCGTTGATGACGAACCAGCAATTCTAAAATTAATTACTCACTGGGTTAAAAATGAGTGGGAATATAATGTTCGCACTTTTACAAATGGCTCTGAACTTTTAGAAAATATTTATGAAAATCCGGAATTAATTCTTCTCGATATCATGCTTCCAGATTTAAGCGGAACCGAACTTCTTAAACGAATAAAACGTATGAATAAACATTTGCCGGTAATTATGCTTTCCGCACAAGGAAATATTGATGTTGCGCTTGAATGCATTCGAGAAGGCGCATTTGATTATTTCCCAAAACCGGTAGATAAAAATAGATTAAAACCAGCAATTCAAAATGCAATTAAGAATTTTGATCTGCAAAGAAGAGTGGATGAACTTAATACAAATCTTCAGCATGAATATAGTTTTGATAATATTGTTTCAGCAGATAAAAAAATGCAAGAAGTTTTTAAAATGGTTACAAAAGTTTTAAATAATGATATTACTGTTTTAATAAATGGCGAAAGCGGAACCGGTAAAGAATTAATTGCGCGTGCAATTCATTATAACGGAATTAGAAAAAATGAACCGTTTGTTGTTGTAAACTCTGCTTCAATTCCACGTGAATTATTGGAAAGTGAATTATTTGGTCATGAACGCGGTGCATTTACTGGAGCGCATCAAAGAAAAATTGGAAAGTTTGAATTGGCAAACGGCGGAACAATTTTCTTGGATGAAATCGGCGATATGGAAATGTCTCTTCAAGCAAAAATTCTTAGAGTAATTCAGCAGAAAGAATTTGAGAGAGTAGGAGGAAATGAAACAATTAAAACAGATGTTAGAATTATTTCAGCAACCAATGTTAACTTAAAAGAAGCAGTTGCAAATCGTGATTTTAGAGAAGATCTTTATTATCGTTTAAGTTCCTTCCCAATTCATATTCCGTCACTTAGAGAAAGGCGCGGCGATATTGTAATTCTTATAAATCATTTTCTAGCCGAATTCAATAAAAAAATGAGTCGACAAATAAATTTAGTTACAAAACCCGCATTAAAATTATTATATGATTATGATTGGCCCGGGAATGTTAGAGAATTAGAAAATACAATTGAACGATGTATGATTCTTTCAGAGACAAATAATATTGATTTAGAAGTTCTTCCTCCACAAATTTTGGCTGCAGATAGCGATGGTTACTCAGATTCAACGGGACCATTATTTACAGAAGATGCACCTATTATTCCTTTTGAAAGACTTAAAGCCGAAGCAATTAAACATGCGCTACGAATTACAAATGGAAATATTGTTGATGCTTCAAAAAAATTAAATGTGGGAAGAGCAACATTATATAGATTGATGGAAAAATACGATATTAAATCTCGTCGAAATTAA
- a CDS encoding PAS domain-containing sensor histidine kinase, with amino-acid sequence MNELISNIISENDTISLAYGKYFHLFTNSTNDIVFILNDSGIVEFANNALLKQSHFKLDDIIGKHFFELLNEKNKSKVAEAFQNLIANKTSVKFETEIIPKVGIEQLYEITLTPIFQNEKLTSLFGVGTNLSKAKAERGKVEDLLSKLTEANRLNAIERDRAQQQISVLNELNNLKNEFISNVSHELRTPLASIIGFAETIAEDKNLTLEKAEEFNQVILTESKRLAKLINDVLDFSELESEKQKLQKTSLNIIDIINECNNNIKIESEIKNITLTENIPQSEIMIYADEERIKKVITYILSNAVKFTKENGRITVIVQEFLKEVEIVISDTGVGIPENNIPFLFDKFSKIKRTGLNLTGAGFGLVTVKQIIDLHKGLIRVKSEVNKGTSFIIRLPKYSFN; translated from the coding sequence ATGAATGAATTAATTTCTAATATAATTTCTGAAAATGATACAATTTCACTTGCTTACGGTAAATATTTTCATCTTTTTACTAACTCGACAAATGATATAGTTTTCATATTAAACGATTCCGGAATTGTTGAATTTGCAAATAATGCATTGTTAAAGCAATCTCATTTTAAGCTGGATGATATAATTGGAAAACACTTTTTTGAATTACTTAACGAGAAAAATAAATCGAAAGTTGCTGAGGCTTTTCAAAATCTTATTGCAAATAAAACATCAGTAAAGTTTGAAACAGAAATTATTCCCAAAGTTGGAATTGAACAATTATATGAAATCACTCTAACGCCAATATTTCAAAATGAAAAATTAACTTCCCTTTTTGGCGTTGGAACAAATTTAAGTAAAGCTAAAGCAGAAAGAGGAAAAGTTGAAGATCTTTTATCAAAATTAACGGAAGCAAATAGATTAAATGCAATTGAAAGAGACCGTGCACAGCAGCAAATTAGTGTTTTAAATGAATTAAATAATTTGAAGAATGAATTTATTTCGAATGTTTCACATGAATTAAGAACACCGCTTGCATCAATAATTGGTTTTGCAGAAACAATTGCAGAGGATAAAAATTTAACTTTGGAAAAAGCTGAAGAATTTAATCAAGTAATTTTAACGGAAAGTAAACGTCTTGCAAAATTAATAAATGATGTTTTAGATTTTTCCGAACTCGAAAGTGAAAAACAAAAATTACAGAAAACTTCGCTTAACATTATTGATATAATTAACGAATGTAATAATAATATTAAGATTGAAAGTGAGATTAAGAATATTACATTAACAGAAAATATTCCTCAATCGGAGATAATGATTTACGCCGATGAAGAACGTATAAAAAAAGTAATAACTTATATACTTTCAAACGCTGTAAAATTCACAAAAGAAAATGGAAGGATTACAGTAATTGTTCAAGAATTTTTAAAAGAAGTGGAAATTGTTATAAGTGATACCGGTGTTGGAATTCCCGAAAATAATATTCCCTTCTTATTTGATAAATTCAGCAAAATAAAAAGAACCGGATTAAACTTAACCGGAGCCGGATTTGGATTAGTTACAGTTAAACAAATAATTGATTTACATAAAGGTCTTATTAGAGTTAAAAGCGAAGTTAACAAAGGAACAAGCTTTATTATAAGACTTCCTAAATATAGTTTTAATTAA
- a CDS encoding SpoIIE family protein phosphatase: MNNTPENKGHKILLVEDEESVAKLFLYNFRKSGYECDWAENGLDGYLKTKEFKPDIIVSDIMMPEVDGHQFRKRVLEDPSTKLIPFIFLTAKGDESDILEGFDLHVEDYIVKTSGPKIVLAKINAILKTSEKEKEKAVGEVQKAATAMSAKVVPDEFPQLDGLLVKHWHKPFQNVPGGDFIDYFKVDEENLVVVLGDIMGKKWGAWYFAVAYAGYVRSAIRMILDSDHNLSPATILDKINKAIFKDERISDVFITLSVVCINSKTKILKYSGAGDLPIIYKTSDSVKSVKSNGILLGFKEIGNYQNIELPLNPGEAIYLITDGIPETRMTNGDFFGEGNLKQTIAQITQDEDPIDKIKSVFSNATAENFEDDISIIAIKVY, from the coding sequence TTGAATAATACTCCGGAAAATAAAGGTCACAAAATTCTTCTTGTTGAAGACGAAGAATCTGTTGCAAAACTCTTCCTTTATAACTTTAGAAAATCCGGTTACGAATGTGATTGGGCTGAAAATGGTTTGGATGGATATCTTAAAACAAAAGAATTCAAACCAGATATAATTGTAAGTGATATTATGATGCCCGAAGTTGACGGACATCAGTTTAGAAAAAGAGTTTTGGAAGATCCTTCAACAAAATTGATTCCTTTCATATTTCTTACCGCAAAAGGAGATGAATCAGATATTCTCGAAGGTTTTGATCTACATGTAGAAGATTATATCGTAAAAACATCCGGACCAAAAATAGTTCTCGCAAAAATTAATGCAATCTTAAAAACATCAGAAAAGGAAAAAGAAAAGGCGGTCGGCGAAGTTCAAAAAGCCGCAACCGCAATGAGTGCTAAGGTTGTTCCCGATGAATTTCCGCAATTAGATGGATTGTTAGTTAAACATTGGCACAAACCTTTTCAAAATGTTCCCGGTGGCGATTTTATTGATTACTTCAAAGTTGATGAAGAAAATTTAGTTGTTGTTCTTGGCGATATTATGGGGAAAAAATGGGGAGCTTGGTATTTTGCCGTAGCTTACGCCGGTTATGTTAGAAGTGCAATTAGAATGATTTTAGATTCAGATCACAATTTATCTCCAGCAACAATTTTGGATAAAATAAATAAAGCAATTTTTAAGGATGAACGAATTTCCGATGTGTTTATAACTTTATCAGTTGTTTGTATAAATAGCAAAACCAAAATCTTAAAATATTCCGGAGCTGGTGATTTGCCGATTATTTATAAAACTTCGGATTCAGTAAAAAGTGTTAAATCAAATGGAATTCTTTTAGGATTTAAAGAAATTGGGAATTATCAAAATATTGAACTTCCGTTAAATCCCGGTGAAGCTATTTATTTAATAACAGATGGAATTCCTGAAACGCGAATGACAAACGGAGATTTTTTTGGTGAAGGAAATCTTAAACAAACAATTGCGCAAATTACTCAGGACGAAGATCCGATTGACAAAATAAAAAGTGTTTTTTCAAACGCAACAGCAGAAAATTTTGAAGATGATATTAGTATTATTGCTATAAAAGTTTATTAA